A DNA window from Mastomys coucha isolate ucsf_1 unplaced genomic scaffold, UCSF_Mcou_1 pScaffold21, whole genome shotgun sequence contains the following coding sequences:
- the Fzd4 gene encoding frizzled-4 codes for MAWRGTGPSVRGAPGGVRLRLGLLLQLLLLLRPTLGFGDEEERRCDPIRIAMCQNLGYNVTKMPNLVGHELQTDAELQLTTFTPLIQYGCSSQLQFFLCSVYVPMCTEKINIPIGPCGGMCLSVKRRCEPVLKEFGFAWPDSLNCSKFPPQNDHNHMCMEGPGDEEVPLPHKTPIQPGEECNAVGTNSDQYIWVKRSLNCVLKCGYDAGLYSRSAKEFTDIWMAVWASLCFISTTFTVLTFLIDSSRFSYPERPIIFLSMCYNIYSIAYIVRLTVGRERISCDFEEAAEPVLIQEGLKNTGCAIIFLLMYFFGMASSIWWVILTLTWFLAAGLKWGHEAIEMHSSYFHIAAWAIPAIKTIVILIMRLVDADELTGLCYVGNQNLDALTGFVVAPLFTYLVIGTLFIAAGLVALFKIRSNLQKDGTKTDKLERLMVKIGVFSVLYTVPATCVIACYFYEISNWALFRYSADDSNMAVEMLKIFMSLLVGITSGMWIWSAKTLHTWQKCSNRLVNSGKVKREKRGNGWVKPGKGNETVV; via the exons ATGGCCTGGCGGGGCACAGGGCCGAGCGTCCGGGGGGCGCCTGGAGGCGTCAGGCTCaggctggggctgctgctgcAGTTGCTCCTGCTCCTGCGACCGACTCTGGGGTTCGGGGACGAGGAGGAGCGGCGCTGCGACCCCATCCGCATCGCCATGTGCCAGAACCTCGGCTACAACGTGACCAAGATGCCCAACTTAGTGGGACACGAGCTGCAGACAGACGCCGAGCTGCAGCTGACAACTTTCACGCCGCTCATCCAGTACGGCTGCTCCAGCCAGCTGCAG TTCTTCCTTTGTTCGGTTTATGTGCCAATGTGCACAGAGAAGATCAACATCCCCATCGGCCCGTGCGGTGGCATGTGTCTTTCAGTCAAAAGACGATGTGAACCAGTCCTGAAAGAATTTGGGTTTGCCTGGCCAGACAGCTTGAACTGCAGCAAGTTCCCACCCCAGAATGACCACAACCACATGTGCATGGAAGGACCAGGTGATGAAGAGGTACCCTTGCCCCACAAAACTCCCATCCAGCCGGGGGAGGAGTGCAACGCGGTGGGAACCAATTCTGATCAGTACATTTGGGTGAAAAGGAGCCTGAACTGTGTTCTCAAGTGTGGCTACGACGCTGGCTTGTATAGCCGCTCTGCTAAGGAGTTCACGGATATTTGGATGGCTGTGTgggccagcctctgcttcatcTCTACCACCTTCACTGTGCTGACCTTCCTGATTGATTCATCCAGGTTTTCTTACCCTGAGCGCCCCATCATATTTCTCAGTATGTGCTATAATATTTATAGCATTGCTTATATTGTTCGGCTGACTGTAGGCCGGGAAAGGATATCCTGTGATTTTGAAGAGGCGGCAGAACCCGTTCTCATCCAAGAAGGACTTAAGAACACAGGATGTGCAATAATTTTCTTGCTGATGTACTTTTTTGGAATGGCCAGCTCCATTTGGTGGGTTATTCTGACACTTACTTGGTTTTTGGCAGCTGGACTCAAGTGGGGTCATGAAGCCATTGAAATGCACAGTTCTTACTTCCACATCGCAGCCTGGGCTATTCCCGCAATAAAAACCATTGTCATCTTGATTATGAGACTAGTGGATGCGGATGAACTGACCGGCCTGTGCTATGTTGGGAACCAGAACCTAGATGCCCTCACTGGTTTTGTGGTGGCTCCTCTCTTTACCTATTTGGTGATTGGAACGCTGTTCATTGCAGCGGGTTTGGTGGCCTTATTCAAAATTCGGTCCAATCTTCAAAAAGatgggacaaagacagacaagcTGGAAAGGCTAATGGTCAAGATCGGGGTCTTCTCCGTACTGTACACGGTTCCTGCAACCTGTGTGATTGCCTGTTATTTCTATGAAATCTCAAACTGGGCACTCTTTCGGTATTCTGCCGATGACTCAAACATGGCAGTCGAAATGTTGAAAATTTTTATGTCTTTGCTCGTGGGCATCACTTCAGGCATGTGGATTTGGTCTGCCAAAACTCTTCACACGTGGCAAAAATGTTCTAACCGGTTGGTGAACTCTGGGAAGGTAAAGAGAGAGAAGCGGGGGAATGGTTGGGTGAAGCCAGGGAAAGGCAATGAAACTGTGGTATAA